A window from Aliamphritea hakodatensis encodes these proteins:
- a CDS encoding sensor domain-containing diguanylate cyclase, which translates to MSDPTEHYLRKELYALIQSDTNTFDFLEQASLDGLWYWDLKDPEQEWMSATFWQTLGIDPAHKKHLASEWQDLIFQEDLALALDNFNKHLADPDHPYDQVVRYKHASGSTVWVRCRGMAIRDTDGTPVRMLGAHNDITQQMEMEQQLNSNLLRMDELYASTRLALDESQALFDMSPDALIQSNLDGLIVRANTEATLLLGYSNDELLNMNVDDLVPPAYRHNHKLQREAQAENSNLRNMKRTRTDIHALHKDGREIPVEVRLNNILTRHGKQILAAVRDISEYVALVRSLEKTISENKYLSMQANTDPLTGLYNRRYFNEVLDREFSQAQRHGIVFSVLMIDVDNFKDINDNHGHDIGDKVLLAITERFNSLMRTGDITGRLGGDEFVVLLPHTSQIAGQALAERIRLDIGEQPLSVNGEPELNITLSIGQACISVQDETPEQILKRADKALYNAKQNGRNRVICAQEPF; encoded by the coding sequence ATGAGCGATCCCACTGAGCATTATCTCCGCAAGGAGCTTTACGCGCTGATCCAGTCCGACACCAATACTTTCGATTTTCTCGAACAAGCCTCGCTGGATGGCCTCTGGTACTGGGATCTGAAAGATCCCGAACAGGAATGGATGAGCGCAACCTTCTGGCAGACTCTGGGAATAGATCCGGCACACAAAAAGCATCTGGCATCCGAATGGCAGGATCTGATCTTTCAGGAAGATCTGGCGCTGGCACTGGACAATTTTAACAAACACCTGGCCGATCCGGACCACCCTTACGATCAGGTTGTTCGCTATAAGCACGCCTCAGGTTCTACGGTATGGGTCCGCTGCCGGGGCATGGCAATCCGCGATACCGATGGTACACCGGTCCGCATGCTGGGCGCCCATAACGATATTACCCAGCAAATGGAGATGGAGCAGCAGCTGAACAGTAATCTGTTAAGAATGGATGAGCTGTATGCATCTACCAGGCTGGCGCTGGACGAAAGCCAGGCGCTGTTTGATATGTCTCCGGACGCCCTTATCCAAAGTAATTTGGATGGCCTGATTGTTCGTGCCAATACAGAAGCAACACTGCTGCTGGGCTACAGCAATGATGAACTGCTGAATATGAATGTTGATGACCTGGTCCCGCCGGCTTACCGCCATAATCACAAATTACAGCGTGAAGCACAGGCAGAGAACAGCAACCTGCGCAACATGAAACGTACCCGGACGGACATTCACGCCCTGCATAAAGACGGTCGGGAAATACCGGTAGAGGTTCGTCTCAATAATATCCTCACCCGGCACGGAAAACAGATTCTGGCAGCCGTGCGGGACATTTCTGAATACGTCGCTCTGGTCCGTTCGCTAGAGAAAACCATTTCCGAAAACAAATACCTGAGTATGCAGGCCAATACTGATCCCCTTACCGGGCTCTACAACCGGCGCTACTTTAACGAAGTGCTCGACCGGGAATTCAGTCAGGCACAACGCCATGGCATTGTGTTTTCTGTGCTGATGATTGATGTTGATAACTTCAAGGATATTAATGACAACCACGGCCACGACATTGGCGATAAGGTGTTACTCGCCATTACCGAACGGTTTAACAGCCTGATGCGGACCGGAGATATTACCGGTCGCCTGGGGGGCGATGAGTTCGTGGTGTTATTACCCCATACCAGTCAGATCGCCGGGCAGGCGTTGGCAGAAAGGATACGGCTGGATATCGGTGAGCAACCACTGTCCGTTAACGGGGAGCCTGAACTGAATATTACACTCAGCATCGGGCAGGCCTGTATCTCAGTACAGGATGAAACACCGGAACAGATTCTCAAGCGTGCAGATAAAGCGCTGTATAACGCCAAACAGAATGGCAGAAACAGGGTTATCTGCGCTCAGGAACCTTTCTAA
- a CDS encoding multicopper oxidase family protein, translating into MSVNRRDFLKTSLQTGLLASAVLTGCVPVTRMQQNGEYDYTLTVEPADFEIRPGTTTPGLGFNGEYPHAPLKAKQGKPITIRVVNRLQQPTTIHWHGIRIDIKMDGVPFLSQMPIMPGETFVYHFTPPDAGTFWFHPHVNSVEQLGKGLVGLLIVEEADNEQFSPDEYAADLPLMLKNWHLNKDGSFKALTTPRNAARMGTPGNYPTVNGVNKPSIDVPAEGWLRLRFANVDNTVVYKLRVKDYPAYIISIDANPLAEPKPLDTYSIGAGMRVDIAIKAPPAGQEIVIENGRGKRSYRELLRLKTVAAPLRHPVAETAPLPPLNPLAEPDLASAEVKRFTFEWEGAVTPADSKGKAMPRFWAINRIPWTGMSADNIPAPLATLELGKTYVFDLKNATPHRHPIHIHGVMFKVIRSNQKKIDPFFTDTVLMERNEQVQIAFVADNPGRWMYHCHVIEHMKTGLMGYITIA; encoded by the coding sequence ATGAGCGTCAACCGCCGCGACTTTTTGAAAACCAGCCTGCAAACCGGCCTGCTGGCCAGTGCTGTACTCACCGGCTGCGTACCGGTCACCCGTATGCAGCAAAACGGCGAGTATGACTATACCCTGACCGTTGAACCGGCCGATTTTGAAATCAGACCCGGCACCACTACCCCGGGGTTAGGCTTTAATGGTGAATACCCTCATGCGCCACTGAAAGCAAAACAGGGCAAGCCCATCACAATACGGGTAGTCAACCGGCTTCAGCAACCGACCACCATTCACTGGCACGGCATACGGATTGATATCAAGATGGACGGCGTGCCCTTCCTGAGCCAGATGCCGATCATGCCGGGTGAAACCTTTGTTTATCATTTCACCCCGCCGGATGCCGGCACCTTCTGGTTCCACCCCCATGTGAACAGTGTTGAGCAACTGGGTAAAGGGCTGGTCGGCCTGTTAATTGTGGAAGAAGCAGACAATGAACAGTTCTCACCGGACGAATACGCCGCAGATCTGCCGCTGATGCTGAAGAACTGGCATCTGAATAAAGACGGCTCATTTAAAGCCCTGACCACCCCGCGAAATGCAGCCCGTATGGGCACCCCGGGTAACTACCCAACGGTAAACGGCGTCAATAAGCCCTCCATAGATGTGCCGGCTGAAGGCTGGTTACGGCTGCGTTTCGCCAACGTGGATAACACCGTGGTCTATAAACTGCGCGTGAAAGACTACCCCGCGTATATCATCAGTATCGACGCCAATCCCCTGGCGGAACCCAAGCCACTGGACACTTACTCTATCGGTGCCGGTATGCGCGTGGACATTGCCATTAAAGCCCCGCCAGCCGGACAGGAGATCGTCATTGAAAACGGCAGAGGCAAACGCTCGTACCGGGAGTTACTGCGCCTGAAAACGGTTGCCGCGCCGCTGAGGCACCCGGTTGCAGAAACGGCGCCTCTGCCCCCCCTGAATCCGCTGGCGGAACCGGATCTGGCCAGTGCCGAAGTCAAACGCTTTACCTTTGAATGGGAAGGCGCAGTCACACCGGCCGACAGCAAAGGCAAAGCCATGCCAAGGTTCTGGGCGATCAATCGCATTCCCTGGACAGGCATGAGCGCAGATAACATCCCGGCCCCGCTGGCAACGCTGGAGCTGGGCAAAACCTATGTTTTTGACCTTAAAAATGCCACGCCGCACCGCCACCCTATTCATATCCACGGCGTAATGTTCAAGGTCATCCGCTCTAATCAGAAGAAGATCGATCCGTTCTTCACCGATACTGTACTGATGGAACGGAATGAACAGGTTCAGATTGCCTTCGTTGCCGATAACCCGGGCCGCTGGATGTACCACTGTCATGTTATTGAACACATGAAAACCGGACTGATGGGCTATATAACCATCGCCTGA
- a CDS encoding tellurite resistance TerB family protein — MNLKDKIKHFFTQELSVSDTQDTADRLQLAAATLLIELSKADYERDPKEQEAIEAALNKCFDLDPEQLKQVIELAEQQSSDLTSLYPFTSLVTDNYGPEQRFELVKMLWQVAAADGEISKYEDHLIRRIADLIHLPHGEFIRAKLAVLEAKNL, encoded by the coding sequence ATGAACTTAAAAGACAAAATAAAGCATTTTTTTACCCAAGAGCTGTCAGTCAGTGATACTCAGGATACGGCGGACAGGTTACAGCTGGCTGCTGCTACCTTGCTTATTGAGCTCAGTAAGGCTGACTATGAGCGTGATCCGAAGGAGCAGGAGGCTATAGAGGCCGCCCTGAATAAGTGTTTTGATCTTGATCCTGAGCAGCTGAAACAAGTGATTGAACTGGCGGAACAGCAGAGCAGTGACTTAACATCACTGTATCCGTTTACCTCTCTGGTCACCGACAACTACGGCCCGGAACAGCGTTTTGAGTTAGTGAAAATGTTATGGCAGGTTGCGGCGGCTGATGGTGAGATCAGTAAATACGAAGATCATTTAATCCGCAGGATTGCGGACCTGATTCACCTGCCGCACGGCGAGTTTATCCGCGCTAAACTGGCGGTGCTTGAGGCAAAAAATCTCTGA
- a CDS encoding DNA/RNA non-specific endonuclease, with protein sequence MNLNTLKPETRYGCPAADQILYNRFFTVGYSYYFRQAKWALEIVDPGQTDMDGVTRLNNFRPDFRIPPEFRADLSDYSNSGYDRGHLVASADMDDTHVQNSETFLLSNMSPQASKLNRGKWRTLETAIRKLNQLENVVETYVITGPVFDYDSPIETVGQHDDNGVEIPIPSHFFKCILAEQLNGRLKMWAFEMPNARADGELEAYQVKTSYIERRTGIMVWNNLTGEKIEREKNTINRLWPMG encoded by the coding sequence ATGAACCTGAACACACTGAAACCTGAAACCCGCTATGGCTGCCCGGCAGCTGACCAGATTTTATATAACCGCTTTTTTACCGTTGGCTATTCCTATTACTTCCGACAGGCAAAATGGGCACTGGAAATTGTTGATCCGGGCCAAACCGACATGGACGGTGTCACCCGGCTGAATAACTTCCGGCCTGACTTCCGGATTCCTCCGGAATTCAGGGCTGACCTGAGTGATTACAGCAACTCCGGCTATGATCGCGGCCATCTGGTCGCCAGCGCCGACATGGACGACACCCATGTGCAGAACAGCGAAACCTTTCTGCTATCTAACATGTCGCCTCAGGCATCAAAGCTGAACCGGGGAAAATGGCGCACCCTGGAAACCGCCATTCGCAAGCTAAATCAACTGGAAAACGTGGTTGAAACCTATGTGATTACCGGGCCGGTCTTTGACTACGACAGCCCGATAGAAACCGTCGGCCAGCATGACGATAACGGTGTGGAAATCCCCATCCCCAGTCACTTTTTCAAATGTATTCTGGCAGAACAGCTGAACGGCCGGCTAAAAATGTGGGCATTCGAAATGCCCAATGCGCGGGCCGACGGCGAGCTTGAAGCCTACCAGGTAAAAACCAGCTATATCGAAAGGCGTACCGGCATCATGGTCTGGAATAACCTGACCGGTGAAAAAATTGAGCGGGAAAAAAACACCATCAACCGGCTCTGGCCAATGGGATGA
- a CDS encoding nitroreductase family protein, whose protein sequence is MTSQPQTSLPQQVFTGLMENRISTGRYQPGRQLEQHTIETLIRLTGLSPSAYNMQNWRFIAVQSPEAKARLQAQAYGQPQVASAAVTFIICGTLNAHNQLQQALQPSVDAGIVPAKLQESWVDAATQTHTDNPQLQRDEAFRSASLAAMTLMLAAESMGLAAGPMSGFDIEGVIAEFQLNADEVPVMLVTVGYPEEQSNRRQKCRKPVAEILDYI, encoded by the coding sequence ATGACTTCACAGCCACAAACATCTTTACCACAACAGGTATTTACCGGACTGATGGAAAACCGCATTTCAACCGGCCGTTATCAGCCCGGCCGGCAGTTGGAACAGCACACCATTGAAACCCTGATCCGGCTGACCGGTTTAAGCCCTTCCGCCTACAACATGCAGAACTGGCGTTTCATTGCGGTTCAGTCCCCGGAGGCGAAAGCCAGGCTCCAGGCGCAGGCCTATGGTCAGCCACAGGTTGCCAGCGCGGCGGTCACCTTTATTATCTGCGGTACACTGAATGCACATAACCAGTTACAACAGGCGCTGCAACCTTCCGTGGATGCCGGTATCGTACCGGCGAAGCTGCAGGAGAGCTGGGTAGATGCCGCCACCCAGACCCACACGGACAACCCACAGTTACAGCGGGATGAAGCCTTCCGTTCAGCCTCGCTGGCAGCCATGACGCTGATGCTGGCAGCCGAAAGCATGGGGCTGGCAGCCGGCCCTATGAGCGGGTTTGATATAGAAGGGGTAATTGCAGAATTTCAGCTTAATGCTGACGAAGTGCCGGTGATGCTGGTCACGGTGGGCTACCCGGAGGAACAGAGCAACCGGCGGCAAAAATGCCGGAAACCGGTTGCTGAAATACTCGACTATATCTGA
- a CDS encoding EamA family transporter translates to MHNSTARPALWWDIFLTAIAPVTWGSTYIVATELLPADRPLTAAMLRILPAGILLVCLCRHLPRKEEWWRLTILAALNLGLFQALLFIAAYRLPGGVAAVLGAIQPMFVILLCWGLAQQKPALITLLASITGVGGMAVLLLSPDAAWDNIGIAAALAGALSMACGTYLARQWRSQMPLLAFTGWQLLLAGLMLLPVSLLTEASLPALSPVQIGGYTYLCLIGAVLAYALWFRGISKLSPAAVSSLGLFSPLTAVVLGWTFLGQSISATGMAGFITVLISVYLMQNRPAKTPAAEPKTRTISDNPLAKTTA, encoded by the coding sequence ATGCACAACTCAACAGCCAGACCGGCACTCTGGTGGGATATATTTCTCACAGCAATTGCCCCGGTCACCTGGGGATCGACCTACATTGTTGCCACTGAACTGCTGCCCGCCGACCGACCGCTGACAGCAGCCATGCTGCGCATTCTGCCTGCGGGTATTTTACTGGTGTGCCTGTGCCGTCATCTGCCACGCAAAGAAGAATGGTGGCGGCTGACAATACTGGCAGCACTTAATCTGGGGCTGTTTCAGGCACTGCTTTTTATTGCTGCTTACCGTCTGCCCGGCGGGGTTGCAGCGGTACTGGGGGCGATTCAGCCAATGTTTGTCATCCTGCTTTGCTGGGGGCTGGCACAGCAAAAACCGGCGCTGATCACGCTCCTTGCCAGTATCACCGGGGTTGGCGGAATGGCCGTACTGCTGCTCTCTCCCGATGCCGCCTGGGACAATATAGGTATAGCCGCTGCTCTGGCCGGTGCACTGAGCATGGCCTGCGGTACTTATCTGGCCCGTCAGTGGCGCAGCCAGATGCCACTGCTGGCATTCACCGGCTGGCAACTGCTGCTGGCAGGCCTGATGTTGCTGCCGGTCAGCTTGCTCACTGAAGCGTCTCTGCCGGCACTCAGCCCTGTGCAGATCGGCGGCTACACCTACCTCTGCCTGATTGGCGCGGTTCTGGCCTATGCGCTGTGGTTCCGGGGCATCAGCAAACTGTCTCCGGCAGCTGTTTCATCACTGGGACTGTTCAGCCCTCTTACCGCCGTGGTACTGGGCTGGACATTCCTGGGGCAAAGCATCTCTGCCACCGGAATGGCCGGTTTCATAACCGTGCTGATCAGCGTTTACCTGATGCAGAACAGACCGGCCAAAACGCCTGCGGCTGAGCCGAAGACCCGGACCATAAGCGACAATCCTTTAGCAAAAACAACTGCCTGA
- a CDS encoding MarR family winged helix-turn-helix transcriptional regulator yields MTDKHSDAGGDAVDNIIAQWRAERPDLNLEGMATIGRVKRCAALLQPKLEKVFKEYDLNFWEFDVLATLRRSGGDCCLSPTELFSTMMITSGTMTHRMKQLESRGLVERLPNPQDARSMLVKLTDEGFAKVDAAVTAHTINEQQILAQLPAEKLAALDEALVDLLAVLDA; encoded by the coding sequence ATGACGGATAAGCATTCAGACGCGGGCGGCGATGCCGTGGATAACATCATTGCCCAGTGGCGGGCTGAACGGCCGGACCTTAATCTGGAAGGGATGGCGACCATCGGCCGGGTAAAGCGTTGCGCGGCTTTACTGCAGCCGAAGCTGGAGAAAGTATTCAAAGAGTATGATCTGAATTTCTGGGAGTTCGATGTACTGGCAACTCTGCGCCGTTCCGGTGGGGATTGCTGCCTGTCACCTACGGAGCTGTTTTCCACCATGATGATCACGTCCGGCACCATGACCCACCGGATGAAGCAACTGGAATCCCGCGGGCTGGTGGAGCGGTTACCGAATCCTCAGGATGCCCGCAGCATGCTGGTGAAACTGACAGACGAAGGTTTTGCCAAAGTGGATGCGGCGGTCACCGCGCATACCATCAATGAACAACAGATTCTGGCGCAATTACCGGCTGAGAAGCTGGCGGCGCTGGATGAAGCGCTGGTGGATTTGCTGGCGGTGCTGGACGCGTAA
- a CDS encoding DUF6714 family protein codes for MSKQSVEKEVTAAFAGVTLGAGTGLWEAQAIDDYASEDVRRSNRERDQRADWKLLDYDDLQRCHSSLSFFDTEGMKFHLPAYIIGSIRGKVDDPLFHLIQLDEYSLSKLASLSNMQRQSVVLYLQWCLEQQAYSFDHISITRALREYWQN; via the coding sequence ATGAGTAAACAAAGCGTTGAAAAAGAAGTGACTGCAGCGTTCGCGGGAGTAACCCTTGGTGCGGGCACTGGCCTTTGGGAAGCTCAGGCGATCGATGATTACGCCTCTGAAGACGTACGCCGAAGTAACCGGGAGCGGGATCAGAGAGCAGACTGGAAGTTACTGGATTACGATGACCTGCAACGTTGCCACAGCAGTCTGTCTTTCTTTGATACTGAGGGGATGAAGTTTCATCTGCCGGCTTACATCATTGGCAGTATACGGGGAAAGGTTGATGATCCGCTTTTTCACCTTATTCAGCTGGATGAGTATTCGCTGTCGAAACTTGCGTCTCTGAGTAACATGCAACGGCAGTCCGTTGTACTGTATTTGCAGTGGTGTCTTGAACAGCAAGCGTACAGCTTTGACCATATCTCCATCACGAGAGCTCTACGGGAATACTGGCAAAACTGA
- a CDS encoding LysE family translocator: MTPDSFFVFNTFLSLEAWLAFVLATGILVIIPGPTILTVISYSVSHGNRARWPLIAAVALGDSTALLLSLLGLGTLLAQSAFWFTVVKWIGGLYLLYLGIRLLRAGVNPTDLPTDATVSGWKLFSDTWLVTALNPKGIIFFVAFLPQFITPGAGATTQMWWLAVTFVTLATLNACLYSLFAAQARKLLSNKRAHRAFNLGGGGLLSVAGIWALTASRQ; encoded by the coding sequence ATGACCCCTGATTCTTTTTTTGTTTTCAACACTTTTCTGAGCCTGGAAGCCTGGCTGGCTTTTGTACTCGCCACCGGCATTCTGGTGATTATTCCCGGCCCGACAATCCTTACCGTCATCAGCTATTCGGTTTCCCACGGTAACCGAGCCCGCTGGCCGCTGATTGCAGCCGTCGCGCTGGGGGATTCAACTGCCCTGTTGCTGTCTCTGCTGGGCTTGGGCACCCTGCTGGCGCAATCGGCTTTCTGGTTCACGGTGGTTAAATGGATCGGTGGGCTTTATCTGCTGTATCTGGGTATCAGGCTGCTACGAGCCGGCGTTAATCCCACAGACCTGCCCACAGACGCCACCGTCTCCGGCTGGAAGCTGTTCAGCGATACCTGGCTGGTCACTGCACTTAACCCCAAAGGAATTATCTTTTTCGTCGCCTTTCTGCCCCAGTTCATTACCCCGGGTGCCGGTGCTACCACTCAGATGTGGTGGCTGGCGGTTACCTTTGTCACGCTTGCAACGCTAAACGCCTGCCTGTACTCGCTTTTTGCCGCGCAGGCCCGAAAGTTACTGAGTAACAAACGCGCCCACCGGGCATTTAATCTGGGCGGTGGTGGCCTGCTGTCGGTAGCGGGTATCTGGGCACTGACAGCCAGCCGTCAGTAA
- a CDS encoding pirin family protein: protein MHIQIINSRPSSDGAGVKLQRIHGFRDNSLDPFLMLDEINSDNPDDYIAGFPPHPHRGLETLTYIRAGGFEHKDHMGNEGGISQGEAQWMSAGKGVIHSEKPLMEQGHLHGFQLWINLPAANKMQPAAWKDIPRSELPWQPVPAENGTAPASIKVISGSVKLNSQTFSGPLQTTAPTRVADLQISAGQSLTLNAARDENLLIFVYEGQADIAGQPVNSRQMARISDADDLQLSTHAGTGMLVLSGKPLNEPVAHHGPFVMNTAEEIQQAIADYQAGTLTN from the coding sequence ATGCATATTCAAATCATTAACAGCCGGCCATCCAGCGACGGTGCCGGCGTCAAACTGCAACGCATACACGGTTTTCGGGACAACAGTCTCGATCCGTTTCTGATGCTGGACGAGATCAATTCCGATAATCCGGATGACTACATTGCCGGTTTTCCGCCCCACCCCCACCGGGGTCTGGAAACCCTCACCTATATTCGCGCCGGCGGCTTTGAACATAAGGATCATATGGGCAATGAAGGGGGCATCAGCCAGGGTGAAGCCCAGTGGATGTCTGCCGGTAAAGGGGTCATTCACAGTGAAAAACCGCTGATGGAACAGGGCCACCTGCACGGTTTTCAGCTGTGGATCAACCTGCCTGCGGCTAACAAGATGCAACCGGCCGCCTGGAAGGATATTCCCCGGAGTGAACTGCCATGGCAACCGGTTCCGGCAGAGAACGGTACCGCACCGGCCAGTATCAAGGTCATCAGCGGTTCTGTGAAACTGAATTCACAAACCTTCAGTGGCCCCCTGCAGACCACCGCCCCGACCCGGGTGGCAGACCTGCAGATCAGTGCCGGCCAGAGCCTGACTCTGAACGCGGCCCGCGATGAAAACCTGCTGATCTTTGTGTACGAAGGCCAGGCGGATATTGCCGGCCAGCCGGTTAACAGCCGCCAGATGGCCAGGATCAGCGATGCAGATGATCTGCAACTGAGCACGCACGCCGGTACCGGCATGCTGGTCCTCAGCGGCAAGCCCCTGAATGAGCCGGTCGCCCATCACGGCCCTTTTGTGATGAACACCGCCGAAGAAATTCAGCAGGCCATTGCGGACTATCAAGCCGGCACCCTGACAAACTGA
- a CDS encoding LysR family transcriptional regulator, whose translation MMRVTLEQWRMLKAVVDHGGFAHAAAAVHKSQSSINHAIHKMEDQLGVKLLQVKGRKAYLTDAGHLLLRRAEGLLDSAQHIDDLARSLSAGEEPEIGLAIDQIMPAVYITEVLEQFASEYPNTRVQLYETVLSGAREALEEGAVDLAIAGAGMPGYLSEPMTGVDFIAVASPAHELCNMGPLSMDDLRNYRQIVTRDSALQDKVDSGWLKAEQRWTVSNLSTAVAMVQRGVGFAWLPMTRVGTLILSDELRILPLAKGAIRSATLQMYYAQGEQSGPGVMRLAELLKEFCVMQCPKYDVPMRAQILEKVNHDE comes from the coding sequence ATGATGCGGGTAACCCTTGAACAGTGGCGAATGCTTAAAGCTGTGGTGGATCATGGCGGCTTTGCCCATGCGGCGGCTGCGGTACATAAGAGCCAGTCGAGCATTAACCACGCAATCCATAAAATGGAAGATCAGCTTGGAGTGAAGCTGCTGCAGGTCAAAGGCCGTAAGGCATACCTCACGGATGCCGGTCATTTACTGTTGCGAAGGGCGGAAGGCTTGCTGGACAGTGCCCAGCACATTGATGATCTGGCCCGCAGTCTCTCTGCCGGGGAAGAGCCGGAAATCGGTCTGGCGATTGATCAGATTATGCCTGCTGTGTATATCACTGAAGTGCTGGAGCAGTTTGCCAGCGAATATCCGAATACCCGGGTGCAGCTGTATGAGACGGTTTTATCCGGTGCCCGGGAAGCGCTGGAAGAAGGTGCAGTGGATCTGGCCATTGCCGGTGCCGGGATGCCGGGATACCTGTCGGAACCGATGACCGGCGTGGACTTTATCGCGGTTGCCTCTCCGGCCCATGAGTTGTGCAATATGGGGCCGCTGAGTATGGATGATTTACGTAACTACCGGCAGATTGTTACCCGTGACTCCGCCCTGCAGGATAAGGTGGACTCCGGCTGGCTGAAGGCCGAACAGCGCTGGACGGTGAGTAATCTGAGCACGGCGGTGGCGATGGTGCAGCGGGGTGTGGGGTTTGCCTGGTTACCGATGACAAGAGTCGGCACGTTAATCCTCAGTGATGAGTTGCGTATCCTGCCACTGGCCAAGGGCGCGATTCGCAGTGCTACGTTACAGATGTACTACGCACAGGGTGAACAGAGCGGACCGGGGGTGATGCGGCTGGCGGAATTACTGAAAGAATTCTGCGTCATGCAGTGTCCGAAATACGATGTGCCAATGCGTGCTCAGATTCTCGAAAAGGTGAATCATGATGAATAA
- a CDS encoding glutathione S-transferase family protein — MGLLINGNWHDEWYDTSGDGEFVREDAGFRHWITPDGSPGISGGDGFAAEGGRYHLYVSLACPWAHRTLIFRHLKGLEDLISISVVSPDMQEHGWTFDKASGSDGDALYSSEYMHQIYTRAKADYTGRVTVPVLWDKQRETIVSNESSEIIRMFNSAFNHLTGNELDFFPQDLQSAIEAANEWVYRDINNGVYRAGFATTQAAYEHNVLDLFSALDRLESILSEQRYIAGDRITEADWRAFTTLIRFDAVYHGHFKCNLRQLREYPNISGYVRELYQQGNVAATCNFEHIKRHYYYSHTGINPTRVIPLGPVLDFDQPHGRG; from the coding sequence ATGGGATTACTGATAAACGGCAACTGGCACGATGAATGGTACGACACTTCCGGTGACGGTGAGTTTGTCCGTGAAGATGCCGGATTCCGTCACTGGATTACCCCGGATGGCAGCCCGGGTATCAGCGGTGGAGACGGTTTTGCGGCGGAAGGCGGCCGTTATCATCTGTATGTTTCCCTGGCCTGTCCCTGGGCACACCGGACGCTGATTTTCCGGCACCTTAAAGGGCTGGAAGATCTGATCAGCATATCCGTGGTCAGCCCGGACATGCAGGAACATGGCTGGACCTTCGATAAAGCCAGTGGTTCAGACGGTGACGCCCTGTACAGCTCAGAATACATGCACCAGATTTATACCCGGGCCAAAGCGGATTACACCGGCCGGGTAACGGTACCTGTACTGTGGGATAAGCAGCGGGAAACCATTGTCAGCAATGAATCTTCAGAAATCATCCGCATGTTCAATTCGGCCTTTAATCACCTGACCGGTAATGAACTGGATTTCTTCCCGCAGGATCTGCAAAGCGCAATTGAAGCCGCTAATGAATGGGTCTACCGGGATATCAATAACGGCGTTTACCGGGCTGGTTTCGCGACCACCCAAGCGGCCTATGAACACAACGTGCTGGACCTGTTCAGTGCACTGGACCGGCTGGAAAGCATACTGAGCGAGCAGCGTTATATTGCCGGTGACCGGATTACAGAAGCGGACTGGCGGGCGTTTACCACGCTGATCCGTTTTGATGCGGTATATCACGGCCACTTCAAGTGTAACCTGCGTCAGCTGCGCGAATACCCGAATATCAGCGGCTATGTACGGGAGCTTTATCAGCAGGGTAATGTGGCGGCGACCTGCAATTTCGAGCACATTAAACGTCACTACTATTACAGCCACACAGGCATCAATCCGACCCGGGTTATTCCGCTGGGGCCGGTGCTGGATTTTGATCAGCCCCACGGCCGCGGATAA